In one window of Kitasatospora sp. MMS16-BH015 DNA:
- the bldC gene encoding developmental transcriptional regulator BldC: protein MTARTPDAEPLLTPAEVATMFRVDPKTVTRWAKAGKLTSIRTLGGHRRYREAEVRALLAGIPAQRTEG, encoded by the coding sequence ATGACCGCTCGTACCCCTGATGCTGAGCCCCTGCTGACTCCGGCAGAGGTAGCCACCATGTTCCGCGTCGATCCGAAGACGGTGACGCGTTGGGCCAAGGCCGGCAAGCTCACGTCTATCCGCACTCTCGGCGGGCACCGCCGTTACCGCGAGGCGGAGGTGCGCGCTCTGCTGGCCGGGATTCCGGCGCAGCGTACCGAGGGCTGA